A single Desulfonatronum thiodismutans DNA region contains:
- a CDS encoding class II glutamine amidotransferase domain-containing protein: MCRLFSLTSSVPISPMRAIEALDVMKEGHDGSGIGLFLTDLAGPFQDCKHLPILSGIFTHAGLRRMEEFMSSQGFTPKFRLTLEAEETPPPGTPKRDVYLSQVFEPPSAWADLAPAVREQELTKTRLALRHMGQAEEDIVVFSFWPDVLMIKEVGDPMEIGDYLGLDREEVYAGRILAQGRQNTNYGINLYACHPFFIQGVSTMTNGENTAFVPIKEYLGSQGVPGYEGYQSDSEVFTHILHFTLKGLGLSLEAYKHVITPLQDDDLESHPDRDFLHTMKQACRRLIIDGPNCVIGCLPDKTMFMVQDRKKLRPGIVGGRPGLFAFSSEACGLDAAIPDRDKSKDFQPMHLDTAIVSPDCQEVRICRQTQPLPRQH; the protein is encoded by the coding sequence ATGTGCCGATTGTTCTCCCTGACCAGCTCCGTCCCCATCTCCCCGATGCGGGCCATCGAGGCGCTGGACGTGATGAAGGAAGGTCATGACGGTTCGGGGATCGGTCTGTTTCTGACCGACCTGGCCGGTCCCTTCCAGGACTGCAAGCACCTGCCCATCCTTTCCGGCATCTTCACCCATGCGGGTCTGCGCCGGATGGAGGAGTTCATGTCCAGCCAGGGCTTTACGCCCAAATTTCGACTGACCCTGGAGGCCGAGGAAACCCCGCCTCCGGGCACCCCGAAGCGCGACGTCTATCTGTCCCAGGTCTTTGAACCGCCCTCGGCCTGGGCCGATCTGGCCCCGGCCGTGCGCGAACAGGAACTGACCAAGACCCGCCTGGCCCTGCGCCACATGGGCCAGGCCGAGGAGGACATCGTTGTCTTCAGCTTCTGGCCGGACGTGCTGATGATCAAGGAAGTGGGCGATCCCATGGAGATTGGCGATTATCTGGGCCTGGACCGGGAAGAGGTTTATGCCGGGCGGATTCTGGCCCAGGGTCGGCAAAACACCAACTACGGGATCAATCTCTACGCCTGCCACCCCTTTTTCATCCAGGGCGTCTCCACCATGACCAACGGAGAGAACACGGCCTTCGTGCCCATCAAGGAATACCTGGGCAGCCAGGGCGTGCCGGGCTATGAAGGCTACCAGTCCGATTCCGAGGTGTTCACCCATATCCTGCACTTCACCCTCAAGGGCCTCGGCCTGAGCCTGGAAGCCTACAAGCACGTGATCACCCCGCTCCAGGACGACGACCTGGAATCCCATCCGGACCGGGACTTCCTGCACACCATGAAGCAGGCCTGCCGCCGACTAATCATCGACGGCCCGAACTGCGTCATCGGCTGCCTGCCGGACAAGACCATGTTCATGGTCCAGGACCGCAAGAAATTGCGGCCCGGCATCGTCGGCGGACGGCCCGGCCTGTTCGCCTTTTCCTCCGAGGCCTGCGGCCTGGACGCGGCCATTCCGGATCGCGACAAGTCTAAGGATTTTCAACCCATGCACCTTGACACGGCCATTGTTTCGCCGGACTGTCAGGAGGTACGTATATGCCGGCAAACACAGCCGTTACCCCGTCAACATTAA
- a CDS encoding glutamate synthase-related protein, producing MPANTAVTPSTLSQRDLPWQIDWDIQTCTLCGRCTAVCPVNAIEFGTFRKRTIFTPPLGLLDKRTSDKPSGQQDRPSSTSSIYYGIRQRTDPAYACIGCAMCNMVCPNNAIKPHKSESTDLLRFHRDRGGQPRTRGGRRNAGDSVLDQIKFMRISMLTDPALDAGRHEFELRTLIGRILPPAEALKTQRENGWMPPVREIYPLMIGSMSFGALSPNMWEGLQMGVAYLNEELGMPVRMCTGEGGCPPRLLRSRFLKYVILQIASGYFGWDEIVHAIPHMKEDPCAVEIKYGQGAKPGDGGLLQWHKVNQLIAAIRGVPPGVSLPSPPTHQTKYSIEEAVAKMIQSMSMAWGFRVPVYPKISASSTSLAVLNNLTRNPYAAGLAIDGEDGGTGAAYNVSMNHMGHPIASNLRDCYLNLVKLGKQNELPIIAGGGTGKNGNLAANAAALIMLGASAVQIGKYIMQAAAGCLGSEGDRCNICNIGRCPKGITSQDPRLYRRLDPEQVAERVVDVYVGFDTELKKIVAPLGRSTSLPIGMSDALGIADRAAAERLQIKYVV from the coding sequence ATGCCGGCAAACACAGCCGTTACCCCGTCAACATTAAGCCAGCGGGATCTGCCCTGGCAGATCGACTGGGACATCCAGACCTGCACCTTGTGCGGGCGATGTACAGCGGTCTGCCCGGTGAACGCCATCGAGTTCGGGACGTTCCGCAAGCGGACCATCTTCACCCCGCCCCTGGGCCTGCTGGACAAACGGACCTCTGACAAGCCCTCCGGTCAACAGGACAGGCCCTCGTCCACCTCCAGCATCTACTACGGCATCCGCCAGCGCACGGACCCGGCCTATGCCTGCATCGGCTGCGCCATGTGCAACATGGTCTGCCCGAACAACGCCATCAAGCCCCACAAGTCCGAATCCACGGACCTGCTCCGCTTCCACCGCGACCGGGGCGGCCAGCCCAGAACCCGGGGCGGTCGACGCAATGCCGGGGACAGCGTCCTGGACCAGATCAAGTTCATGCGCATTTCCATGCTCACCGACCCAGCCCTGGACGCCGGACGCCACGAATTCGAGCTGCGCACCCTGATCGGACGCATCCTGCCCCCGGCCGAGGCCCTCAAAACCCAACGGGAAAACGGCTGGATGCCGCCGGTGCGGGAAATCTATCCGTTGATGATCGGCTCCATGAGCTTCGGCGCGCTCTCCCCGAACATGTGGGAGGGATTGCAGATGGGCGTGGCCTACCTCAACGAGGAACTGGGCATGCCTGTCAGGATGTGCACCGGCGAGGGCGGCTGTCCGCCCCGGCTGCTGCGCTCCCGATTCCTGAAATACGTGATTTTGCAGATCGCCAGCGGCTATTTCGGCTGGGACGAGATCGTCCACGCCATCCCGCACATGAAGGAAGACCCCTGCGCCGTGGAGATCAAGTACGGCCAGGGCGCCAAGCCCGGGGACGGCGGACTGCTCCAGTGGCACAAGGTCAACCAGCTCATCGCCGCCATCCGCGGCGTGCCGCCCGGGGTCAGCCTGCCCAGTCCGCCCACGCACCAGACCAAGTACTCCATCGAGGAGGCCGTGGCCAAGATGATCCAGTCCATGAGCATGGCCTGGGGCTTCCGGGTGCCGGTCTACCCGAAGATTTCGGCCTCCAGCACCTCCCTGGCCGTACTGAACAACCTGACCCGCAACCCCTACGCCGCGGGCTTGGCCATTGACGGCGAGGACGGCGGCACCGGCGCGGCCTACAACGTGTCCATGAACCACATGGGCCACCCCATCGCCTCCAATCTGCGGGACTGCTATCTGAACTTGGTCAAACTGGGCAAACAGAACGAGCTGCCGATCATCGCCGGCGGAGGCACGGGCAAGAACGGGAACCTGGCGGCCAATGCCGCGGCCCTGATCATGCTCGGGGCCAGCGCGGTCCAGATCGGCAAGTACATCATGCAGGCCGCGGCCGGCTGCCTGGGCTCCGAGGGCGACCGCTGCAACATCTGCAACATCGGCCGCTGCCCCAAGGGCATCACCTCCCAGGATCCGCGCCTGTACCGCCGCCTGGACCCGGAACAGGTGGCCGAGCGGGTGGTGGACGTGTACGTGGGCTTTGACACGGAACTGAAAAAAATCGTCGCGCCCCTGGGCCGTTCCACCTCCCTGCCCATCGGCATGTCCGACGCCCTGGGCATCGCGGACCGGGCCGCGGCGGAGCGGCTGCAGATCAAGTACGTGGTTTAG
- a CDS encoding FAD-dependent oxidoreductase produces the protein MSKAKTVHIAGKDEAGRVSSRILEERIQEAVRGGAGRLEIAAFGQHGIGGRIFQPQGKPVNVQITGSPGQRTGSMGSPGTTIEIHGPASDDIGWLNAGAEIVVHGYATNGACNAMAQGKVWVAGNIGSRGMTMTKYNPRFAHPELWVLGSAGDYFAEFMAGGVAVICGHEAQDPRNVLGYRPCVGMVGGKIFFRGPIHGYSQADAKLVPISDEEWAWLTENMDLFLGRIKRKRLLKKLTVREEWQCVAARTPMEKVGAKRRSMARFHQDVWDKELGRGGMIGDLTDLDRSPVPLITTGELRRYVPVWEHRKYLAPCQSACPTGMPVQERWRLIREGKVDEAVDVALAFTPFPASICGYLCPHLCMQGCTKGVAGNLQPVDITPLGRKGVSSKPPKLPDLGGARVAVIGGGPAGISVAWQLRLKGHDTWVYDLEKVLGGKMATAIPEQRIPKEVLEAEIERVRKVLPQVHLQQNLTHKEFDQLKADFDYVVIATGAQKPRTIPIPGSERIIPALTFLKNAKLDNQPVGKKLVIIGAGNVGCDVATVAHRLGAEEITLIDIQEPASFGEERKEAERAGAVFRYPCFTKEITPEGVLLTTGEVIPADTVVISIGDLPDLGFLPETIAVDRGFVLVNEMGQTSDPQVFAIGDIVKPGLLTDAIGAGRKAARTIDEMAAGKRPQVDSAWLKDYSIEYSETSERIDYSRMTLEYYDPRITEYNDMEHCASQCSSCGSCMDCGLCDAVCPTAAIERKNLGNGKYERVSNPDKCIGCGFCGKCCPCGVWALVENTPMG, from the coding sequence ATGAGCAAGGCAAAAACAGTGCACATCGCCGGCAAAGACGAGGCAGGCCGGGTGTCTTCCCGGATTCTGGAGGAACGCATCCAGGAGGCGGTGCGGGGCGGGGCGGGGCGTCTGGAGATCGCCGCATTCGGCCAGCACGGCATCGGCGGACGGATCTTTCAGCCCCAGGGCAAGCCGGTCAACGTCCAGATCACCGGCTCTCCGGGGCAGCGCACCGGCTCCATGGGCTCGCCGGGCACGACCATCGAGATTCACGGTCCGGCCTCGGACGATATTGGCTGGCTGAACGCCGGAGCGGAAATCGTGGTCCACGGCTACGCCACCAACGGGGCCTGCAACGCCATGGCCCAGGGCAAGGTCTGGGTGGCCGGGAACATCGGCTCCCGGGGCATGACCATGACCAAATACAATCCCCGGTTCGCCCATCCGGAACTCTGGGTTCTGGGCTCGGCCGGAGACTACTTCGCCGAGTTCATGGCCGGCGGGGTCGCGGTGATCTGCGGCCATGAGGCCCAGGACCCGCGCAACGTCCTGGGCTACCGGCCCTGCGTGGGCATGGTCGGGGGCAAAATCTTCTTTCGCGGCCCGATCCACGGCTACAGCCAGGCCGACGCCAAGCTGGTCCCCATTTCCGATGAGGAATGGGCCTGGCTGACCGAAAACATGGACCTGTTTCTGGGCAGGATCAAACGCAAACGGCTGCTCAAAAAGCTCACGGTACGCGAAGAATGGCAGTGCGTCGCCGCGCGCACGCCCATGGAAAAGGTCGGGGCCAAGCGCCGCTCCATGGCCCGGTTTCACCAGGACGTCTGGGACAAGGAACTGGGCCGGGGCGGAATGATCGGCGACCTGACCGACCTGGACCGGAGTCCCGTCCCCCTGATCACCACCGGGGAGCTGCGCCGCTACGTCCCGGTCTGGGAGCACCGCAAGTATCTGGCCCCCTGCCAGTCCGCCTGTCCCACGGGCATGCCGGTCCAGGAGCGCTGGCGGCTGATCCGCGAGGGCAAGGTGGACGAGGCCGTGGACGTGGCCCTGGCCTTCACTCCCTTTCCGGCCTCCATCTGCGGCTATCTCTGTCCCCATCTGTGCATGCAGGGCTGCACCAAGGGCGTGGCCGGCAATCTCCAGCCCGTGGACATTACTCCGCTGGGCAGAAAGGGCGTTTCCTCCAAGCCTCCGAAGCTCCCGGACCTCGGCGGCGCCCGGGTGGCGGTGATCGGCGGCGGTCCGGCCGGAATCTCCGTGGCCTGGCAGCTCCGACTCAAGGGTCACGACACCTGGGTCTACGACCTGGAAAAGGTTCTGGGCGGGAAGATGGCCACGGCCATTCCGGAGCAGCGCATTCCCAAGGAGGTTTTGGAGGCGGAGATCGAACGGGTGCGCAAGGTCCTGCCTCAGGTGCATCTCCAACAGAACCTGACTCACAAGGAGTTCGACCAGCTCAAGGCGGACTTCGACTACGTGGTCATCGCCACCGGCGCGCAGAAGCCCCGGACTATTCCCATTCCCGGTTCCGAGCGGATCATCCCGGCCCTGACCTTTCTCAAGAACGCCAAGCTGGACAACCAGCCCGTGGGCAAGAAGCTCGTGATCATCGGCGCGGGAAACGTAGGCTGCGACGTGGCCACCGTGGCCCACCGTCTGGGCGCGGAGGAGATCACCCTGATCGACATCCAGGAACCGGCCTCCTTCGGCGAGGAGCGCAAGGAGGCCGAACGGGCCGGAGCGGTCTTCCGGTATCCCTGCTTCACCAAGGAGATCACGCCCGAGGGCGTGCTGCTGACCACCGGCGAAGTCATCCCCGCGGACACCGTGGTCATCTCCATCGGCGACCTGCCGGACCTGGGCTTTCTCCCCGAAACCATCGCCGTGGACCGCGGTTTCGTGCTGGTCAACGAAATGGGCCAGACCTCCGACCCCCAGGTCTTCGCCATCGGCGACATCGTCAAGCCCGGCCTGCTCACCGACGCCATCGGCGCGGGACGCAAGGCGGCCAGAACCATCGACGAAATGGCTGCGGGCAAGCGCCCCCAGGTGGATTCAGCCTGGCTCAAGGACTATTCCATCGAGTACAGCGAAACCTCGGAGCGCATTGATTATTCCCGGATGACCTTGGAATACTACGACCCCCGGATCACCGAGTACAACGACATGGAGCACTGCGCCTCCCAGTGCTCCTCCTGCGGCTCGTGCATGGACTGCGGCCTGTGCGACGCGGTCTGTCCCACCGCGGCCATCGAGCGAAAAAACCTGGGCAACGGCAAATACGAACGCGTCTCCAACCCGGACAAATGCATCGGCTGCGGCTTCTGCGGCAAATGCTGCCCTTGCGGAGTCTGGGCTTTAGTAGAGAATACACCCATGGGTTGA
- a CDS encoding type II toxin-antitoxin system Phd/YefM family antitoxin: protein METLSIGEARDHFAELLNRTSYAKERVVLTRHGKRLAAMVPLEDLELLELLEDRLDIEQARNALAEAGTDMPWDELKKQLSLGQ from the coding sequence ATGGAAACACTTTCCATTGGGGAGGCGAGAGACCACTTCGCGGAACTGTTGAACCGGACGAGTTATGCCAAGGAACGCGTCGTCCTCACCCGGCATGGCAAGAGATTGGCTGCAATGGTTCCGCTGGAGGATCTGGAGCTTCTTGAGTTACTGGAAGATCGCCTGGATATTGAACAGGCCCGAAACGCTCTCGCCGAAGCGGGCACGGACATGCCCTGGGATGAACTGAAAAAGCAGCTCAGTCTGGGTCAATGA
- a CDS encoding type II toxin-antitoxin system RelE family toxin: MNFTVHFRPGAARQFAKLTRNIQLELTPIIDQLAETQIPPAAKKLSAKDNLYRVRHGRYRIVYQLQNNQLIVLIVAVGHRRDVYRGL, translated from the coding sequence ATGAACTTCACCGTCCATTTTCGCCCTGGAGCAGCTCGTCAGTTTGCGAAACTTACTCGAAACATCCAGCTCGAACTTACCCCGATAATCGATCAACTGGCCGAGACCCAAATCCCTCCCGCGGCCAAAAAGTTGTCCGCCAAAGACAACCTTTACCGGGTCCGGCATGGACGGTACCGGATCGTTTATCAACTTCAAAACAACCAGCTTATCGTCCTGATCGTCGCCGTCGGACATCGACGAGATGTGTATCGAGGTCTCTGA
- the purE gene encoding 5-(carboxyamino)imidazole ribonucleotide mutase, translating to MTKVAIFMGSISDEDKMAPCAEVLGSLGIPHLFTVASAHRTPERVQRLVRELEDQGCKVFICAAGMAAHLAGAVAAKTTRPVLGVPLTASSLGGLDALLATVQMPPGFPVGTVALDSAGARNAAWLAAQILALEDPELAEKLRANRQKMIDGVEKAAADLRARHPGSAG from the coding sequence ATGACCAAAGTCGCCATTTTCATGGGCAGCATCTCGGATGAAGACAAGATGGCCCCCTGTGCCGAAGTGCTCGGTTCACTGGGCATACCGCATTTGTTCACCGTGGCATCGGCCCACCGCACCCCGGAGCGGGTGCAGCGGCTGGTTCGGGAATTGGAGGACCAGGGCTGCAAGGTGTTCATCTGCGCGGCGGGCATGGCCGCTCACTTGGCCGGGGCTGTGGCCGCGAAGACCACCCGTCCCGTGCTCGGCGTGCCGTTGACAGCCTCGTCCCTGGGCGGCCTGGACGCGCTGCTGGCCACGGTCCAGATGCCTCCCGGCTTTCCCGTGGGCACCGTGGCCCTGGACAGCGCCGGGGCGCGCAACGCCGCCTGGCTGGCCGCCCAGATTCTGGCCTTGGAAGACCCGGAACTGGCTGAAAAGCTGCGCGCGAATCGGCAAAAGATGATCGACGGCGTGGAAAAGGCCGCGGCTGATCTGCGCGCCCGGCATCCCGGCAGCGCGGGCTGA
- a CDS encoding histone deacetylase family protein — protein sequence MRPMTTALLYDPVFAVHDAGAGHPESAMRYTALVRALEEDRETAGLPRLRPRPATEKELASCHGTGYIELVRRRIQEGRRSLGFPDTNVGPGSWDAAVHAAGGAMVAVDAVLQGDVKSVFCVVRPPGHHARPKQGMGFCLFNNVALAARHAQIAHGLERILIVDWDVHHGNGTQEIFYDDPSVLFFSTHQSNWYPYSGAAHETGDGAGEGFTINCPFPYGTGLAPIREAFQERLLPAARDFQPELVLISAGFDALEADPLGGFHLHPEDFTELTAIVRDIAQNNGAQGRIVSLLEGGYDLHSLTLAALAHVRALKA from the coding sequence ATGCGGCCCATGACCACGGCCCTGCTGTACGACCCGGTTTTCGCGGTCCACGACGCCGGGGCCGGGCATCCGGAGAGCGCGATGCGCTACACGGCCCTGGTCCGCGCCCTGGAAGAGGACCGGGAAACCGCGGGGCTTCCGCGGTTGCGTCCGCGCCCGGCGACGGAGAAGGAACTCGCCTCTTGCCACGGCACTGGATATATTGAACTGGTTCGGCGTCGCATCCAGGAAGGCCGCCGCAGCCTGGGATTTCCGGACACCAACGTCGGCCCCGGATCCTGGGACGCGGCGGTGCATGCCGCCGGAGGCGCCATGGTCGCCGTGGATGCCGTGCTCCAGGGGGACGTCAAGAGCGTCTTCTGCGTGGTCCGCCCTCCTGGCCACCACGCCCGTCCAAAGCAGGGCATGGGCTTCTGCCTCTTCAACAACGTGGCCCTGGCCGCCCGGCACGCCCAGATCGCCCACGGGCTGGAGCGGATCCTGATCGTGGACTGGGACGTGCACCACGGCAACGGGACCCAGGAAATCTTCTACGACGACCCGTCCGTCCTGTTCTTCAGCACCCACCAAAGCAATTGGTACCCCTACTCCGGCGCGGCCCACGAAACCGGCGACGGCGCCGGAGAGGGGTTCACCATCAACTGCCCCTTCCCCTACGGCACCGGCCTTGCTCCGATCCGCGAGGCGTTCCAGGAACGCCTCCTGCCCGCGGCCCGGGATTTCCAGCCGGAACTGGTCCTGATCTCCGCCGGCTTCGACGCCCTGGAAGCCGACCCGCTGGGCGGATTCCACCTGCACCCCGAAGACTTCACCGAGCTGACCGCCATTGTCCGAGACATCGCCCAGAACAACGGCGCCCAGGGACGGATCGTCTCCCTGCTGGAAGGCGGCTACGACCTCCACTCCCTGACCCTCGCGGCCCTGGCGCACGTCCGCGCCCTGAAGGCGTGA
- a CDS encoding 3D domain-containing protein: MRYALPLVIVLALMNLYHVLKPVDGVGGQPAVLTKEYRFSMEKDLELLKAQDEILILKMLLNGYRENKGSREEELEKLLEENSVLKQMINGYRDANTHRLRLTAYTARPEECNDDVDNTAIMQTPVSGWTVAVSRDLRGWLGKRVYIEGFGVRLVSDLMNARYSNAIDVLVADVPTAKRIGVRKNVLVTLVEPLATDVTDLDRELVALFSKGSRME; this comes from the coding sequence ATGCGCTACGCTCTGCCTCTCGTTATTGTTCTGGCCCTGATGAACCTCTACCATGTGCTCAAACCCGTGGACGGCGTCGGCGGTCAGCCGGCGGTCCTGACCAAGGAATACCGGTTCAGCATGGAGAAGGACCTTGAACTGCTCAAGGCCCAGGACGAAATTCTGATCCTCAAGATGCTCCTCAACGGCTACCGGGAGAACAAGGGAAGCCGGGAAGAAGAACTGGAAAAGCTTCTTGAGGAAAATTCCGTGCTTAAACAGATGATCAACGGCTATCGGGACGCCAACACCCATCGATTACGCCTGACCGCGTACACGGCCCGACCCGAGGAATGCAACGACGACGTGGACAACACCGCGATCATGCAGACCCCGGTCTCCGGCTGGACCGTGGCTGTTTCCCGTGACTTGAGAGGCTGGCTGGGTAAACGGGTCTACATTGAGGGCTTCGGCGTCCGCCTGGTCAGCGACCTGATGAACGCCCGCTACTCCAACGCCATCGACGTCCTGGTGGCGGACGTGCCCACGGCCAAACGGATCGGCGTCCGAAAAAACGTCCTGGTGACCCTGGTGGAGCCGTTGGCAACGGACGTCACGGATCTGGATCGGGAATTGGTGGCCTTGTTCAGCAAAGGCTCGCGCATGGAGTGA
- a CDS encoding leucyl aminopeptidase, with translation MDITLRSQDEFDGEALVFFVFEKDLEKTPGLQTWLAAQGGWLSGNSAMTAFSGKTKSARYFFPPSGTASPAVILVGLGGRKSFGQRELRRAVASAVGCAMDLRLNDIGLDTSVLSDTDLDIAQAVEVTTCAAMTAVYRFERLKTEKDESPTQPPKLRILRDDPRDDQADARLKTHLDRSLATGHGLNLARDLVNMPANLATPEYLAQTARDLAGRYGFGLEVMNADQIEALGMGAFAAVFQANRDQARLIILDSRPSPSGLPDQPTSSDGEKPLVVIGKGITFDTGGISLKLSQGMEEMKGDMGGAAAVLGFFEAHGRLGRSGGDQRRVVGIIPCTENLPGPKAVKPGDVVTTCSGKTVEIINTDAEGRLLLCDALAYSKRYDPLGIVDLATLTGAMVVSLGPRIAGAFAAPESLAEQVRRIGERVGEPVWPMPLWDDYKDELKSEVADLKNVGAREGGAIHAALFLHRFVPENTPWVHLDIAGPAYAKKKGDHGIAGGTGFGVRILMELTREWPETI, from the coding sequence ATGGATATCACCTTACGATCCCAGGACGAGTTCGACGGCGAGGCCCTGGTTTTTTTCGTGTTCGAGAAGGACCTCGAGAAGACGCCCGGCCTGCAAACGTGGCTAGCCGCCCAAGGCGGCTGGTTGTCTGGAAACTCCGCCATGACCGCCTTTTCCGGAAAAACAAAATCCGCGCGCTATTTCTTCCCTCCCAGCGGTACCGCCTCCCCGGCGGTGATCCTGGTTGGGCTGGGTGGACGCAAGAGCTTTGGACAGCGGGAACTGCGCCGGGCCGTGGCCTCGGCCGTGGGTTGCGCCATGGACCTGCGGCTGAACGACATCGGCCTGGATACCAGCGTCCTGTCGGATACGGATTTGGATATCGCGCAAGCCGTGGAAGTGACGACCTGCGCCGCAATGACGGCCGTGTACCGTTTTGAGAGACTGAAGACGGAGAAAGACGAGTCCCCCACCCAGCCTCCAAAACTGCGCATTCTAAGGGACGACCCGAGGGACGACCAGGCGGATGCACGGCTGAAGACCCACTTGGACAGGAGCCTGGCAACAGGTCACGGGCTGAACCTGGCCAGGGACCTGGTGAACATGCCCGCCAACCTGGCCACCCCGGAATACCTGGCCCAGACAGCCCGGGATCTGGCCGGACGATACGGTTTCGGCTTGGAGGTCATGAACGCGGATCAGATCGAGGCCCTAGGCATGGGAGCCTTTGCCGCGGTTTTTCAGGCTAATCGGGACCAAGCCCGCCTGATCATCCTGGATTCCCGCCCAAGCCCTTCGGGGCTGCCCGACCAACCCACCTCCAGCGATGGAGAAAAGCCCTTGGTGGTGATCGGCAAGGGAATCACCTTCGACACCGGCGGCATCTCCCTGAAACTCAGCCAAGGCATGGAGGAGATGAAGGGGGACATGGGCGGGGCCGCGGCGGTGCTCGGCTTTTTCGAAGCCCATGGCCGACTGGGCCGTAGTGGCGGCGACCAGCGTCGGGTGGTGGGGATCATCCCCTGCACCGAGAACCTTCCCGGCCCCAAGGCAGTCAAGCCCGGAGACGTGGTAACGACCTGTTCCGGCAAGACCGTGGAAATCATCAACACCGACGCCGAAGGCCGTTTGCTGCTCTGCGACGCCCTGGCCTACAGCAAACGCTACGATCCGCTGGGCATCGTGGACTTGGCCACCCTGACCGGAGCCATGGTGGTTTCCCTGGGCCCTCGCATTGCCGGAGCCTTTGCCGCGCCGGAGTCGCTGGCCGAACAGGTTCGACGCATCGGCGAGCGGGTCGGCGAACCGGTCTGGCCCATGCCGCTCTGGGATGACTACAAGGATGAATTGAAAAGCGAAGTCGCGGACCTGAAAAACGTCGGAGCGAGAGAAGGCGGCGCGATCCACGCGGCCCTGTTCCTGCACCGCTTCGTCCCGGAGAACACCCCCTGGGTCCACCTGGACATCGCCGGACCGGCCTATGCCAAGAAAAAAGGCGACCATGGCATCGCCGGAGGAACCGGCTTCGGGGTGCGGATACTGATGGAGTTGACGCGGGAGTGGCCGGAAACAATTTGA
- a CDS encoding fluoride efflux transporter FluC, giving the protein MSERLPPPSLSPLATALLIGLFGAAGALARYGISSAAALLPSPAFPWDTSLANVLGCFLFGLIWTISEKRALIPKPLGLVLLTGFVGSFTTFSTYVFEAEVLLHQGQWLVLVLKILGQNLLGFAALGLGFRVGRR; this is encoded by the coding sequence GTGTCTGAGCGCCTCCCACCCCCATCCTTGTCTCCTTTGGCCACGGCCCTGCTCATCGGGCTGTTCGGCGCGGCCGGGGCTTTGGCCCGGTATGGGATATCTTCGGCGGCCGCTCTGTTGCCGAGTCCGGCCTTTCCCTGGGACACCTCCCTGGCCAACGTTCTGGGCTGCTTCCTTTTCGGCCTGATCTGGACGATTTCCGAAAAACGCGCCCTGATCCCCAAGCCCCTGGGACTCGTCCTCCTGACCGGCTTTGTCGGCTCCTTCACCACCTTTTCCACCTACGTCTTCGAGGCCGAGGTATTGCTTCACCAGGGCCAGTGGCTGGTCCTCGTCCTGAAAATCCTGGGGCAAAACCTGCTGGGCTTCGCGGCCCTGGGGCTGGGGTTTCGGGTTGGGCGACGTTGA